A single Nicotiana tabacum cultivar K326 chromosome 5, ASM71507v2, whole genome shotgun sequence DNA region contains:
- the LOC107770220 gene encoding uncharacterized protein LOC107770220 yields MKVSFRIRPPTNPEVGKYAMLLLPTFRVRLAESSSWRDPRRSNLFDSENNTMNFIIWNCRGAQSADFRRNFRLLLDYNRLSLEVLLETHCQSHQTVNEDFNFNGLIEVAAIGQAGGIAILWLSNVLNMELVATTAQEIHCHIQVHPFPFKFLFSAIYASTDLTTRQSLWENIICVYDNYKGPWIIGGDFNKITHAADKFGGLPISNARANKLMQCYNYCHLIVLGIKGSRFIWTNGRHNGANILERIDRVMANYNWLNLFPEAMVTHLPRTHSDHCPIKLELQYRPLPHKKIFCFETIWTTHPSFPTVVKQAWSNNLQLLPAIDEFTNIVQDWNSSTIGNIFKRKRKLLARLGGLQSSIHYPTSIFLQNLEE; encoded by the coding sequence ATGAAGGTCTCATTTCGGATAAGGCCCCCAACAAATCCAGAGGTAGGCAAATATGCCATGCTACTACTTCCTACTTTTCGTGTTCGCCTAGCAGAGAGCAGTAGTTGGAGGGATCCAAGGAGAAGTAACCTGTTTGACTCAGAAAACAACACAATGAACTTTATAATTTGGAATTGTAGAGGGGCACAATCAGCTGATTTTCGAAGGAATTTTAGGTTGTTACTTGACTATAATAGGCTTTCTTTGGAGGTTCTTTTGGAAACTCATTGTCAAAGTCACCAAACCGTAAATGAGGATTTCAACTTCAATGGCCTGATTGAGGTAGCAGCTATAGGGCAGGCAGGGGGAATAGCAATTTTATGGCTCTCAAATGTTCTAAATATGGAACTTGTGGCAACTACTGCACAGGAGATACACTGCCACATCCAAGTTCacccttttccttttaaatttctCTTTAGTGCCATTTATGCTAGTACTGACTTGACAACTAGACAATCTCTATGGGAAAATATAATATGTGTTTATGATAATTATAAAGGACCTTGGATTATAGGAGGtgattttaataaaataacaCATGCAGCAGATAAATTTGGGGGTCTTCCCATTAGTAATGCACGAGCAAATAAATTAATGCAATGTTATAACTATTGTCACTTAATAGTTTTAGGTATTAAAGGTAGTCGTTTTATATGGACTAATGGAAGACATAATGGAGCTAATATACTTGAACGCATTGATCGTGTTATGGCCAATTATAATTGGCTAAATCTCTTCCCTGAGGCAATGGTTACACATCTTCCTCGTACACACTCAGACCATTGCCCTATCAAACTTGAACTACAGTATAGGCCTTTAcctcataaaaaaatattttgctttGAAACAATTTGGACTACACATCCTTCTTTCCCTACTGTTGTTAAGCAAGCCTGGTCAAATAATTTACAGTTATTACCAGCTATCGATGAATTTACTAATATAGTGCAGGACTGGAATTCATCAACTATTGGTaatatttttaagagaaaaaggaAACTCCTAGCTCGATTAGGTGGTCTTCAATCTTCCATACATTATCCAACCAGTATCTTCCTTCaaaatttggaagaataa